One Actinomadura viridis genomic region harbors:
- a CDS encoding dihydrodipicolinate synthase family protein, with protein sequence MSVSPATVSPGEPVPEPDDAGSLVRGVSPVLAVPFTATGDIDVDGFRRVVRYVLGTGVSSMMFPGFASEYYKLTEDERRTLTAVLLAETGPRADVAAIVAVQDHATRLVVARAREAVAAGADLINLLPPHFLSPSRRALVDHVRAVLDAVAPTPVVLQYAPTETGTSLDGATLAAIAAAHPNLRLVKVESSPPGRLIAELAALDPPLASIEGYAGVQLPDAIRRGAVGTQPGCSFTEIYVEIWRRFAEGDTAGGEDLHRRLLPYISYWMLDTELIIAAEKRISYRRGLIASDLCRGPAHELDAEERRVIDRFLAEFADLLPDLSG encoded by the coding sequence ATGAGTGTTTCACCGGCGACGGTCTCCCCTGGCGAGCCCGTACCCGAGCCGGATGACGCCGGGTCACTGGTGCGCGGCGTGTCACCGGTGCTCGCGGTGCCGTTCACCGCCACCGGTGACATCGACGTGGACGGCTTCCGGCGGGTGGTGCGCTACGTCCTCGGCACCGGCGTGAGCAGCATGATGTTCCCCGGCTTCGCCTCCGAGTACTACAAGCTCACCGAGGACGAACGGCGGACGCTGACCGCGGTGCTGCTCGCCGAGACCGGGCCCCGGGCGGACGTGGCGGCCATCGTCGCGGTGCAGGACCACGCCACCCGGCTGGTGGTGGCCCGGGCCCGCGAGGCGGTCGCCGCCGGCGCCGACCTGATCAACCTGCTGCCGCCGCACTTCCTGTCACCGTCCCGCAGGGCCCTGGTGGACCATGTCCGGGCGGTGCTCGACGCGGTGGCCCCCACCCCGGTCGTGCTCCAGTACGCGCCGACCGAGACCGGGACCAGCCTGGACGGCGCCACCCTGGCCGCGATCGCCGCGGCGCATCCGAACCTGCGGCTGGTCAAGGTGGAGTCCAGCCCTCCCGGCCGGCTCATCGCCGAGCTCGCCGCGCTCGACCCGCCGCTGGCCTCCATCGAGGGGTACGCCGGGGTGCAGCTCCCCGACGCCATCCGCCGGGGAGCGGTGGGCACCCAGCCCGGCTGCTCCTTCACCGAGATCTACGTGGAGATCTGGCGCCGGTTCGCCGAAGGCGACACGGCGGGCGGGGAGGATCTGCACCGCCGGCTGCTGCCGTACATCTCGTACTGGATGCTCGACACCGAACTCATCATCGCGGCGGAGAAGCGCATCTCGTACCGGCGCGGCCTGATCGCCAGCGACCTGTGCCGGGGCCCGGCGCACGAGCTGGACGCCGAGGAGCGGCGCGTCATCGACCGCTTCCTCGCCGAGTTCGCTGATCTGCTGCCGGACCTTTCCGGCTGA